One Deinococcus betulae DNA segment encodes these proteins:
- a CDS encoding ABC transporter substrate-binding protein, with protein MKKRLTLTAVLAAALTVSVHAQQPKNVFTVVRPTQWGAQNFNPFAPGDQHLLPTNSAIYESLFYVNTLNGKVTPVLGTKYTWSADNKTLTVSTRPGVKWHDGSAFSARDAAFTFNYLKQYPALDTSAIWKNGLASAKATNDTTLILTFSKANTTIFPYIAGQMIVPEAIWSKISSPLTETNAKPVGTGPFTFDAYSQQALRVLKNPNYWMKGQPYIDAVVWVSTNSNDAALLKLLKGEADYGYVGQADPVNGYQKKGPNNQFWWPVTGDNYLYFNTTKAPFNDPAFRRAISQAVNTANVAEKAYAGAAKAAHSSGIIPGQQAQWLPAGTPSLKYDMAAADAALTKAGYKKNAQGVRLGKDGKPLPTFKILVGAGWTDFITMAQVIGGDLKKIGLNTQIDQQAWSSYAGGLQTGTFDMGISWGWGGGPTPYYLFNQSFGPEYSAPVGKTAPSNLSRYTNPAVTAALTQFQSTSDAATQKKAMATIVKAVMTDMPWLPLTDRSEFSNYSTVRFTGFPTAQNPYNAGTADDTAGARLLYLNVKPK; from the coding sequence ATGAAGAAGCGCCTCACCCTGACCGCCGTGCTCGCCGCTGCCCTGACCGTCTCCGTCCACGCGCAGCAGCCCAAGAACGTCTTTACCGTGGTGCGTCCGACCCAGTGGGGCGCGCAGAACTTCAACCCGTTTGCGCCGGGCGACCAGCACCTGCTGCCGACCAACAGCGCCATCTACGAGTCGCTGTTCTACGTGAACACCCTGAACGGCAAGGTGACGCCGGTCCTAGGCACCAAGTACACCTGGAGCGCCGACAACAAGACCCTGACCGTCAGCACCCGCCCCGGCGTGAAGTGGCACGACGGCTCGGCCTTTAGCGCCCGCGACGCGGCCTTTACCTTCAACTACCTCAAGCAGTACCCGGCGCTGGACACGTCGGCCATCTGGAAAAACGGGCTGGCGAGCGCCAAGGCCACGAACGACACGACCCTGATCCTGACCTTCTCCAAGGCCAACACGACCATCTTCCCCTACATCGCCGGGCAGATGATCGTGCCCGAAGCGATCTGGAGCAAGATCAGCTCGCCTCTCACCGAGACGAACGCCAAGCCAGTGGGCACCGGCCCCTTCACCTTTGACGCCTACAGTCAGCAGGCCCTGCGCGTGCTGAAAAACCCCAACTACTGGATGAAGGGCCAGCCCTACATCGACGCGGTGGTGTGGGTCTCGACGAACAGCAACGACGCCGCGCTTCTCAAACTGCTTAAGGGTGAGGCCGATTACGGCTACGTCGGGCAGGCCGACCCCGTGAACGGCTACCAGAAGAAGGGCCCCAACAACCAGTTCTGGTGGCCGGTGACGGGTGACAACTACCTATACTTCAACACCACCAAGGCGCCCTTCAACGACCCAGCCTTCCGGCGCGCTATCTCGCAGGCGGTGAACACTGCGAACGTGGCCGAGAAGGCCTACGCCGGGGCCGCCAAGGCCGCGCACAGCAGCGGCATCATCCCGGGGCAGCAGGCGCAGTGGCTCCCGGCCGGCACCCCCAGCCTGAAGTACGACATGGCCGCCGCCGACGCCGCCCTGACCAAGGCCGGCTACAAGAAGAATGCTCAGGGCGTGCGTCTGGGCAAAGACGGCAAGCCCCTGCCCACCTTCAAGATTCTGGTCGGCGCGGGCTGGACCGACTTCATCACGATGGCGCAGGTCATCGGCGGCGACCTCAAGAAGATCGGCCTGAACACCCAGATTGACCAGCAGGCCTGGAGCAGCTACGCGGGTGGCCTGCAGACCGGCACCTTCGACATGGGCATCAGCTGGGGCTGGGGCGGCGGCCCGACCCCCTACTACCTGTTCAACCAGAGCTTCGGGCCCGAGTACAGCGCGCCGGTGGGCAAGACCGCGCCCAGCAACCTCTCGCGCTACACCAACCCCGCCGTCACGGCGGCCCTGACACAGTTCCAGAGCACCAGCGACGCGGCCACTCAGAAAAAGGCCATGGCGACCATCGTTAAGGCGGTTATGACCGACATGCCCTGGCTGCCGCTGACGGACCGCTCGGAGTTCTCGAATTACTCGACGGTGCGCTTCACCGGCTTCCCGACTGCCCAGAACCCCTACAACGCGGGGACGGCCGACGACACGGCGGGCGCCCGCCTGCTGTACCTGAACGTCAAGCCCAAGTAA
- a CDS encoding dipeptide/oligopeptide/nickel ABC transporter permease/ATP-binding protein: MRNLLTFLRRSPRAAAGAALLLLMFALALFAPLLTPYSPTSQDFGTWLPPQAGHLLGTTALGQDIWTQLLYGARLTLLIGFAAGIVATFIGTSLGLTAAYFGGKTDEAINVLVNVFLVLPGLPLLIIASAFLRGGGVWSIIIVIALTGWAWGARVLRSQALALRGRDFVSAAIASGERPLRIIFAEMLPNLAGLIAASFFGTALYAVLSEAGLAYLGMGDVSQVTWGTMLYWAGARGALLQGAWWWIAAPGLMIALLGTAFALINFGIDEITNPRIVNAGMGRRRDRRPAGRAKTAPALAATPAPTAAPLLAVSHLDAGYLTPRTGRAGSGRVRAVRDVSLDIAPGEFVGLAGESGCGKSTLAFAATRLLEAPGTVFGGESRLSGQDLLSLSPEELRWVRWRDYSVVFQASMNILNPVLRVREQVYDAMQAHGVKDPARLEARARALFELVGIRPDYLGAYPHQLSGGMKQRVVIAIALALEPKLVVMDEPTTALDVVVQRQILQEIDAARRRLGISVIFITHDLSLLVEMSDRIAIMYAGEIIEEAPAADLYARPLHPYTERLMHAFPPLDGPRERRGGIPGRPPPLSAELPGCPFFDRCPSRMPGRCDTQKPASVEIAPGHRVACFLHSSAVKPQEYPDAAD, from the coding sequence ATGAGAAATCTCCTGACCTTCCTGCGGCGCTCGCCACGCGCGGCGGCCGGGGCAGCGCTGCTGCTCCTCATGTTCGCGCTGGCGCTCTTCGCGCCGCTGCTTACGCCCTACTCACCCACCTCGCAGGACTTCGGGACGTGGCTGCCGCCGCAGGCCGGGCACCTCCTGGGCACGACCGCGCTGGGCCAGGACATCTGGACGCAACTGCTGTACGGCGCGCGGCTCACGCTGCTCATCGGCTTCGCGGCCGGCATCGTCGCCACCTTCATCGGCACGTCGCTGGGGCTCACGGCGGCCTACTTCGGGGGCAAGACCGACGAGGCCATCAACGTGCTCGTCAACGTGTTCCTGGTGCTGCCGGGGTTGCCGCTGCTCATCATCGCCAGCGCCTTCCTGCGGGGCGGCGGCGTGTGGTCCATCATCATCGTCATCGCGCTCACCGGCTGGGCCTGGGGGGCGCGGGTGCTGCGCTCGCAGGCGCTGGCGCTGCGCGGGCGCGACTTCGTGTCGGCCGCCATCGCCTCGGGCGAGCGCCCGCTGCGCATCATCTTCGCGGAGATGCTGCCCAACCTCGCGGGCCTCATCGCGGCGAGCTTCTTCGGCACCGCGCTCTACGCCGTGCTCTCGGAGGCCGGGCTGGCCTACCTGGGCATGGGTGACGTATCGCAGGTCACCTGGGGCACCATGCTGTACTGGGCCGGGGCGCGCGGCGCGCTCCTCCAGGGTGCGTGGTGGTGGATCGCCGCGCCGGGCCTGATGATCGCGTTGCTGGGCACGGCCTTCGCGCTCATCAACTTCGGCATCGACGAGATCACCAACCCGCGCATCGTGAATGCGGGGATGGGCCGCCGCAGGGACCGGCGTCCGGCGGGCCGGGCGAAGACGGCCCCGGCCCTGGCCGCCACGCCCGCCCCGACCGCCGCGCCGCTGCTGGCCGTCTCGCACCTCGATGCCGGCTACCTCACGCCGCGCACCGGCCGCGCGGGCAGCGGGCGCGTGCGGGCCGTGCGCGACGTGTCGCTGGACATCGCGCCCGGCGAGTTCGTGGGGCTGGCGGGCGAGTCGGGCTGCGGCAAGTCCACCCTGGCCTTCGCGGCGACGCGGCTGCTCGAAGCCCCGGGCACGGTCTTCGGCGGCGAGTCGCGCCTGTCGGGCCAGGACCTGCTGTCGCTGAGCCCCGAGGAGCTGCGCTGGGTGCGCTGGCGCGACTACTCGGTGGTGTTCCAGGCGAGCATGAACATCCTCAACCCCGTGCTGCGCGTGCGCGAACAGGTGTACGACGCGATGCAGGCGCACGGCGTGAAGGACCCGGCCCGGCTGGAGGCCCGCGCCCGCGCGCTGTTCGAGCTGGTGGGCATCCGCCCGGACTACCTGGGCGCCTACCCGCACCAGCTCTCCGGCGGCATGAAGCAGCGCGTGGTGATCGCCATCGCGCTGGCCCTCGAACCCAAACTCGTCGTGATGGACGAGCCGACCACGGCGCTCGACGTGGTGGTGCAGCGCCAGATTCTCCAGGAAATCGACGCGGCCCGCCGCCGCCTGGGCATCTCGGTCATCTTCATCACGCACGACCTGTCGCTGCTCGTCGAGATGAGTGACCGCATCGCCATCATGTACGCGGGCGAGATCATCGAGGAGGCGCCGGCCGCCGACCTCTATGCCCGCCCGCTGCACCCCTACACCGAGCGCCTGATGCACGCCTTCCCGCCGCTGGACGGCCCGCGCGAGCGCCGGGGCGGCATTCCGGGCCGGCCGCCACCGCTGAGCGCCGAGCTGCCGGGCTGTCCCTTCTTCGACCGCTGCCCGAGCCGCATGCCCGGCAGATGCGACACACAGAAACCCGCCAGCGTGGAGATCGCGCCGGGCCACCGCGTCGCGTGTTTCCTGCACTCCAGCGCCGTCAAACCCCAGGAGTACCCCGATGCCGCCGACTGA
- a CDS encoding ABC transporter ATP-binding protein, with protein MPPTDAMPTVPALELDGLTKVFTVGRSGRSVTAVNDVTLTLGRGEVLGLVGESGSGKSTVARLLSRLHEPTRGALRLNGQPVPARLSGRSLQSFRRQVQMIFQDPFASLNPLHTVGYIVGRPLQIHGLARGREVGPQVAALLERVGLSPGADYAAKRPHELSGGQRQRVVIARALAARPGVILADEPTSALDVSIRLDIMNLLLDLRDQEGLSMLFITHDLAGARYMSDRVAVMYAGHLVEIGPSEAVIGTPQMPYTQLLRSAAPKPEGNFGAGPLEARGEVPDLGHLPPGCPFEPRCPHARAACREGLPRLYDVGPGHQARCILHDPVLAAQPTLPEQQGHSQRPAAPHAQI; from the coding sequence ATGCCGCCGACTGACGCCATGCCGACCGTCCCCGCCCTGGAACTCGATGGCCTGACCAAGGTGTTCACCGTGGGGAGGTCCGGCCGCAGCGTGACCGCCGTGAACGACGTGACCCTCACCCTCGGGCGCGGCGAGGTGCTGGGGCTGGTGGGCGAGTCCGGCAGCGGCAAGAGCACCGTCGCCCGCCTGCTCTCGCGCCTGCACGAGCCGACGCGCGGCGCGCTGCGCCTGAACGGCCAGCCGGTCCCCGCGCGGCTCTCGGGCCGCTCGCTGCAGTCGTTTCGCCGGCAGGTCCAGATGATCTTCCAGGACCCCTTCGCCAGCCTCAACCCGCTGCACACGGTCGGCTACATCGTGGGGCGGCCTCTCCAGATTCACGGACTGGCGCGCGGGCGCGAGGTGGGGCCGCAGGTGGCGGCGCTGCTGGAGCGCGTGGGCCTCTCGCCCGGCGCGGACTACGCCGCCAAACGGCCCCACGAACTTTCGGGCGGGCAGCGCCAGCGGGTGGTGATCGCCCGCGCCCTGGCCGCGCGCCCGGGCGTGATCCTGGCCGACGAGCCGACCTCGGCGCTCGACGTGTCCATCCGGCTCGACATCATGAACCTGCTGCTCGACCTGCGCGACCAGGAGGGCCTGTCCATGCTGTTCATCACCCACGACCTCGCGGGCGCGCGCTACATGAGTGACCGCGTCGCCGTGATGTACGCCGGACACCTCGTCGAGATCGGCCCTTCCGAGGCGGTGATCGGCACCCCCCAGATGCCCTACACGCAGCTGCTGCGGAGCGCCGCGCCCAAGCCCGAGGGCAACTTCGGGGCCGGCCCGCTGGAGGCGCGCGGCGAGGTGCCCGACCTGGGCCACCTGCCGCCCGGCTGCCCCTTCGAGCCGCGCTGCCCGCACGCCCGCGCCGCGTGCCGCGAGGGCCTGCCCCGTCTGTACGACGTGGGGCCGGGGCACCAGGCCCGCTGCATCCTCCACGACCCGGTGCTGGCCGCGCAGCCGACCCTGCCCGAACAGCAGGGCCATTCCCAGCGGCCTGCGGCCCCCCACGCCCAGATCTGA
- a CDS encoding SDR family NAD(P)-dependent oxidoreductase yields the protein MPNDLHTNADPLTSLPHDTRLAGQKAIVTGSTSGIGEAIAHVLAASGAEVVVSGRDAARARRVADAVTSAGGRAWAVPADLSGSYAELRAFAQAATAAFGGGVDILVNNAGVYPVTPTELLPDHDLDALLATNIRAPHVLVAALAPGMAARGSGHIVNIGSWMGRVGTTSGAMYTASKAALEQMTRNWAAEYGPRGVRVNTVAPGATLTPGNADLAAVLDAMTSATVSGRPVRPIDVAYGVRFLVSSEAAFVQGNILDVDGGMLSTRLRF from the coding sequence ATGCCGAACGACCTGCACACCAACGCCGACCCGCTCACCTCTCTGCCGCACGATACCCGGCTCGCGGGCCAGAAGGCCATCGTCACCGGCTCCACGAGCGGCATCGGTGAGGCCATCGCCCATGTCCTGGCCGCCTCGGGCGCCGAGGTCGTGGTCAGTGGCCGCGACGCCGCCCGCGCCCGGCGGGTCGCGGACGCCGTCACCTCGGCCGGGGGCCGGGCCTGGGCCGTGCCCGCCGACCTCTCCGGCTCCTACGCCGAGCTGCGGGCCTTCGCGCAGGCGGCCACGGCAGCTTTCGGCGGCGGGGTGGACATCCTCGTCAACAACGCCGGGGTCTATCCGGTCACGCCGACCGAGCTGCTCCCGGACCACGACCTTGACGCGCTGCTGGCCACGAACATTCGGGCGCCGCACGTGCTCGTCGCGGCGCTCGCACCCGGTATGGCCGCGCGGGGATCGGGCCACATCGTCAACATCGGGTCCTGGATGGGCCGGGTCGGCACCACCAGCGGGGCGATGTACACCGCCTCTAAGGCCGCCCTGGAGCAGATGACCCGCAACTGGGCGGCGGAATACGGCCCGCGCGGCGTCCGGGTCAACACGGTCGCCCCCGGCGCGACCCTGACGCCGGGCAACGCCGACCTCGCCGCCGTCCTCGACGCGATGACCTCCGCGACCGTGTCCGGCCGGCCGGTCCGGCCTATCGACGTCGCCTACGGCGTCCGGTTTCTCGTCTCTTCCGAGGCCGCGTTCGTCCAGGGCAACATTCTGGATGTCGACGGGGGCATGCTCAGCACCAGACTCCGGTTCTAG
- a CDS encoding ABC transporter permease, whose product MPYLLRKFLFLLLTLWAAVTLNFVLPRLVPGDPIGAMLAKYQGKLDPSAVDALTVAYGLNDQGNLLTQYVTYLGHMLRGDFGRSIGQFPTPVVDIVAQAAPWTIGLVGVCTVLAFLLGSALGLYSAWRRGGRVADALPPIALFLNSMPYFWFALLLLYLLAFRTGTFPLSGSLDPFLTQFSADWWKSLLRHAALPALTIVVTAAGGWLITMRNNVMGVMGEDYVAFARAKGLSEGRLLNRYVLRNALLPSFTAFGMALGFVVGGSILTETVFSYPGLGLQLYNAVTTLDYPLMQAIFLFIALAVLIANFIVDALYAVLDPRVRDGKAG is encoded by the coding sequence ATGCCCTACCTGCTGCGCAAATTCCTGTTTCTGCTGCTCACCCTCTGGGCGGCGGTGACGCTCAATTTCGTCCTGCCGCGCCTCGTGCCCGGCGACCCCATCGGCGCCATGCTCGCCAAGTACCAGGGCAAGCTCGACCCCTCGGCGGTGGACGCCCTGACGGTCGCCTACGGCCTGAACGACCAGGGCAACCTCCTGACGCAGTACGTCACCTACCTGGGCCACATGCTGCGCGGCGACTTCGGGCGCTCCATCGGGCAGTTTCCGACGCCGGTCGTGGACATCGTCGCCCAGGCCGCGCCCTGGACCATCGGGCTGGTGGGGGTCTGCACCGTCCTGGCCTTCCTGCTCGGCAGCGCCCTGGGGCTCTACAGCGCGTGGCGCCGGGGGGGGCGGGTGGCCGACGCCCTGCCGCCCATCGCCCTGTTCCTGAACTCCATGCCGTACTTCTGGTTCGCGCTGCTGCTGCTGTACCTGCTGGCCTTCCGCACCGGCACCTTTCCGCTGAGCGGCAGCCTCGACCCCTTCCTGACGCAGTTCAGCGCCGACTGGTGGAAGAGCCTGCTGCGTCACGCCGCGCTGCCGGCCCTGACCATCGTGGTGACGGCGGCGGGCGGCTGGCTGATCACCATGCGCAACAACGTGATGGGTGTGATGGGCGAGGACTACGTCGCCTTCGCCCGCGCCAAGGGCCTGAGCGAAGGCCGGCTGCTGAACCGCTACGTGCTGCGTAACGCCCTGCTGCCGAGCTTCACGGCCTTCGGCATGGCGCTGGGCTTCGTGGTGGGCGGCAGTATCCTGACCGAGACGGTGTTCTCGTACCCGGGGCTGGGACTCCAGCTCTACAACGCCGTGACCACCCTGGACTACCCGCTCATGCAGGCCATCTTCCTGTTCATCGCGCTGGCGGTGCTCATCGCCAACTTCATCGTGGACGCGCTGTACGCCGTCCTCGACCCGCGCGTGCGCGACGGGAAGGCCGGATGA
- a CDS encoding winged helix-turn-helix transcriptional regulator — translation MQPVKKQGDDSVRSGCPVSLGLDIFGDRWTLLIVRDLMFGGKRHFREMLASEEHISSNILADRLKLLLAQDIVTAAPDPDHAQKVIYRLTEKGVALYPVLMAISEWSYQYRPVEERYLAGDPAANRADQVQQMADLRRTHLE, via the coding sequence ATGCAACCAGTGAAGAAGCAAGGCGACGACTCCGTTCGCTCGGGCTGTCCGGTGAGCCTGGGGCTGGACATTTTTGGCGACCGCTGGACGCTGCTCATCGTCCGCGACCTGATGTTCGGGGGCAAGCGCCATTTCCGGGAGATGCTGGCCTCCGAGGAACACATCTCGTCGAACATCCTGGCTGACCGCCTGAAACTGCTGCTGGCACAGGACATCGTGACTGCCGCCCCCGACCCGGACCATGCCCAGAAGGTCATCTACCGGCTGACCGAGAAGGGCGTCGCTCTCTACCCGGTCCTGATGGCGATCAGCGAGTGGAGCTACCAGTATCGCCCGGTCGAGGAGCGTTATCTCGCGGGCGACCCGGCGGCCAACCGTGCAGATCAGGTGCAGCAGATGGCCGACCTGCGCCGGACACATCTCGAATGA
- a CDS encoding glycoside hydrolase family 3 protein, producing the protein MPQHIPFVEDLLARMTLDEKIGQMTQPEKNSVKPGDVARLGLGSVLSGGGGNPDPNSPRGWRDMVTAFIAEAQESRLKIPLLYGSDAVHGHNNVVGATIFPHNVGLGATNDPELLRRIGRATALEAAATNVRWAFAPAVSIPQDFRWGRSYEGYGQDPALVGRLAAALVEGFKGEGWNSATAVLPSVKHFIADGATDWGSGKRARMTDPDHDRTLAIAQMGEDFVTLLDKGAWQIDQGDSTIDEETLRAVHLPPYRAAIEAGALNVMVSYSSWQGLKMHAHCYLITDVLKGELGFEGFVVSDWEGVQQVSPDFDTAVRESVNAGVDMVMVPFDYESFIASLRRAVEAGEVSGERIDDAVRRILNTKHALGLFGQPHTDPALLSEVGSDAHRALAREAAAKSAVLLKNGGVFPLPEDARLLVAGKAADDLGLQCGGWTITWMGGEGATTTGTTLLEGLRAGAGGRRIEYAPAGEGEERFPVGLVVLAEEPYAEGMGDRSSLALTDEHRALVARMRARCDQVAVVLYSGRPLIVAPDLEGWDAFVAAWLPGSEGAGLADVLLGARPFTGRLSFDWPRTLADLPRREGSDALFRVGAGQTTDVAEERSPVTG; encoded by the coding sequence ATGCCCCAGCACATCCCCTTCGTAGAAGACCTCCTCGCGCGCATGACCCTGGACGAAAAGATCGGCCAGATGACCCAGCCCGAAAAGAACAGCGTGAAGCCCGGCGACGTGGCCCGCCTCGGCCTGGGCTCGGTCCTGAGCGGCGGCGGCGGCAACCCCGACCCCAACAGCCCCCGGGGCTGGCGCGACATGGTGACGGCCTTTATCGCCGAGGCGCAGGAGTCGCGCCTGAAGATCCCGCTCCTCTACGGCTCGGACGCCGTGCACGGGCACAACAACGTGGTGGGGGCGACCATCTTCCCGCATAACGTCGGTCTGGGGGCGACGAACGACCCGGAACTGCTGCGCCGCATCGGCCGCGCGACCGCGCTGGAGGCCGCCGCCACGAATGTGCGCTGGGCCTTCGCGCCCGCCGTGAGCATCCCGCAGGACTTCCGCTGGGGCCGCAGCTACGAGGGCTACGGCCAGGACCCGGCGCTCGTGGGCCGGCTGGCCGCCGCGCTCGTGGAGGGCTTCAAGGGCGAGGGCTGGAACTCAGCCACCGCCGTGCTGCCCTCGGTCAAGCACTTCATCGCCGACGGGGCGACCGACTGGGGCAGCGGCAAGCGCGCCCGCATGACCGACCCCGACCACGACCGCACGCTGGCGATCGCCCAGATGGGCGAGGATTTCGTGACCCTGCTCGACAAGGGGGCGTGGCAGATCGACCAGGGCGACTCGACCATTGACGAGGAGACGCTGCGCGCCGTACACCTGCCGCCCTACCGCGCCGCTATCGAGGCCGGGGCCCTGAACGTGATGGTCTCCTACAGCAGCTGGCAGGGCCTCAAGATGCACGCGCACTGCTATCTCATCACCGACGTGCTCAAGGGTGAGCTGGGCTTCGAGGGCTTCGTCGTCTCCGACTGGGAGGGCGTGCAGCAGGTGTCGCCCGATTTCGACACGGCCGTGCGCGAATCCGTCAACGCGGGTGTGGACATGGTGATGGTGCCCTTCGACTACGAGAGCTTCATCGCCTCGCTGCGCCGCGCTGTGGAGGCGGGCGAGGTCAGTGGCGAGCGCATCGACGACGCCGTGCGCCGCATCCTGAACACCAAGCACGCCCTGGGGCTGTTCGGGCAACCGCACACCGACCCGGCGCTGCTCTCCGAGGTCGGCTCGGACGCCCACCGCGCCCTGGCCCGCGAGGCCGCCGCCAAGTCGGCCGTGCTCCTCAAGAACGGAGGCGTGTTTCCGCTGCCCGAAGATGCCCGCCTGCTCGTGGCCGGAAAGGCCGCCGACGACCTGGGCCTGCAATGCGGCGGCTGGACGATCACCTGGATGGGCGGCGAGGGCGCGACGACGACCGGCACCACGCTGCTGGAGGGGCTGCGGGCCGGGGCCGGCGGGCGCCGGATTGAGTATGCCCCGGCCGGCGAGGGCGAGGAACGCTTTCCTGTGGGCCTCGTCGTACTGGCCGAGGAACCCTACGCCGAGGGCATGGGCGACCGCTCGTCGCTGGCCCTGACCGACGAGCACCGCGCCCTCGTCGCGCGGATGCGGGCCCGCTGCGACCAGGTGGCCGTGGTGTTGTACTCGGGCCGCCCCCTGATCGTCGCGCCGGACCTGGAAGGCTGGGACGCCTTCGTCGCCGCGTGGCTGCCCGGCAGCGAGGGGGCTGGGTTGGCCGACGTGCTGCTGGGCGCGCGGCCCTTCACCGGGCGGCTGTCCTTCGACTGGCCGCGCACGCTGGCCGACCTGCCGCGCCGTGAGGGCTCGGACGCGCTGTTCCGGGTCGGGGCCGGGCAGACGACCGACGTGGCCGAGGAGCGCTCGCCGGTCACGGGCTGA
- a CDS encoding M23 family metallopeptidase — protein sequence MTVGSVVKFCLLCLTVCPTGIGTASAHSGKPAAFSSLPRPTGQYGLPFASPPGPDTWLLGQFYGNTAFAYEQRRTLYGNGQGMHFGLDFSAPCGTPVVAITDGVVSEVDGPHGSAPHNLVINHPDGLSSLYGHLLSKPAVKVGQRVRRGEVVARSGDSQGTCVSEPHLHLEIRDHSHQLLFNPVGYLRADWASLGLVNPDMAGAGFQQDLRQPSAWQTPEDQPSVRLHGPLLNNFAQPWPPLAPRTPVKK from the coding sequence ATGACCGTAGGCTCGGTGGTGAAGTTCTGCCTGCTCTGTCTGACGGTCTGTCCTACAGGCATCGGAACGGCCTCAGCGCACTCGGGCAAGCCCGCCGCCTTCTCCAGCCTGCCGCGCCCTACAGGACAGTACGGGCTGCCTTTTGCCTCGCCGCCTGGGCCAGACACCTGGTTGCTGGGTCAGTTCTATGGCAACACGGCCTTTGCCTACGAGCAGCGGCGCACCCTGTACGGCAACGGTCAGGGCATGCACTTTGGGCTGGATTTCAGCGCGCCCTGCGGCACCCCCGTCGTGGCGATTACCGATGGGGTCGTCTCGGAGGTGGACGGCCCGCACGGTTCTGCGCCGCACAACCTGGTGATCAACCATCCAGACGGCCTGTCCAGCCTGTACGGGCATCTGCTGAGTAAGCCAGCGGTCAAAGTAGGGCAGCGTGTGCGGCGCGGCGAGGTGGTGGCCCGGTCGGGCGACTCGCAGGGCACGTGCGTGTCTGAGCCGCACCTGCATCTGGAGATCCGCGACCACTCGCATCAGCTGCTCTTTAACCCAGTGGGCTACCTGCGGGCCGACTGGGCTTCTCTGGGGTTGGTCAATCCAGATATGGCCGGCGCGGGTTTTCAGCAGGACCTGCGCCAGCCCAGCGCCTGGCAGACGCCCGAAGATCAACCGAGCGTCCGACTGCACGGCCCGCTGCTGAACAATTTCGCGCAGCCCTGGCCGCCCCTCGCTCCACGTACGCCGGTGAAGAAATGA
- a CDS encoding LysM peptidoglycan-binding domain-containing protein produces the protein MRRNLFWRFTLLATLLTSPALAATYTVKAGDTLYSLARSMGLTVAQLQALNGLTGTNLKVGQVLALPGVGVPSVSPAPLSVPTPSEVPNLDPAAGRVSRSGCCPHPVWAADGESLLFLDRPASREVGLYSVPADGTEPSGTWRLPPTLLSESGLYGLQPTGAATARAVPLGDPLGVPVTVPTSGRDAMWSLGGRLAWPTYGAGDRTDWIPLTVFAADPFRGKTPVASRPVVTVYGGRLVGWLNEDTLLVTGRLARNDARRSVLTVDLATGRTRVLAQGQQLSGVRASPDGTQVLFQVTLDTAGRNGLFVVAVAGGAAWPVPTFGSGRWQDNTRLLLIPYEPGLASHRLLRVDVTTGQTEELLSLADKIAGDDWQVAPDGLRVVYRSAQDQSLRVLPVLR, from the coding sequence ATGAGGCGGAATCTGTTCTGGCGCTTCACTCTGCTGGCAACCCTCCTGACTTCTCCAGCGCTGGCGGCCACCTACACGGTCAAGGCGGGCGACACCCTCTACAGTTTGGCCCGGTCGATGGGCCTTACGGTGGCGCAGCTTCAGGCACTCAACGGCCTAACCGGGACGAATCTGAAGGTGGGCCAGGTGTTGGCGTTGCCCGGCGTGGGCGTTCCGTCCGTTTCACCCGCGCCCTTATCCGTCCCAACCCCTTCAGAGGTGCCGAATCTAGATCCTGCTGCCGGGCGTGTTTCCCGGTCCGGCTGCTGTCCCCACCCTGTCTGGGCGGCAGATGGAGAATCCCTGCTGTTCTTGGATCGGCCCGCGAGTCGGGAAGTGGGCCTGTACAGCGTCCCAGCCGACGGCACAGAGCCGAGCGGCACATGGCGCCTTCCGCCGACGCTGCTTTCAGAGAGTGGCCTGTATGGGTTGCAGCCCACAGGCGCGGCGACGGCGCGGGCCGTACCGCTCGGCGACCCCTTAGGGGTACCAGTTACGGTGCCCACCAGTGGCCGGGACGCTATGTGGTCGCTGGGTGGCCGCCTGGCCTGGCCGACGTACGGCGCAGGCGACCGGACCGACTGGATTCCCCTCACCGTCTTTGCCGCCGATCCTTTCCGGGGGAAGACCCCGGTTGCTTCCCGCCCGGTGGTCACTGTGTATGGAGGACGGCTGGTGGGCTGGCTGAACGAAGACACGCTGCTGGTGACGGGGCGCCTGGCCCGGAATGATGCCCGGCGCTCGGTGCTGACGGTTGACCTGGCCACAGGCCGAACGCGCGTATTGGCGCAGGGCCAACAGCTGAGCGGTGTGCGGGCCAGTCCGGACGGCACCCAGGTCCTGTTCCAAGTCACGCTGGACACGGCAGGACGCAACGGGTTATTTGTCGTCGCCGTGGCCGGCGGAGCGGCCTGGCCCGTGCCGACCTTCGGCTCTGGCCGCTGGCAAGACAACACGCGGCTGCTCCTCATACCTTACGAGCCTGGCCTGGCCTCACACCGTCTGTTGCGCGTCGACGTGACCACAGGGCAGACGGAAGAACTTCTGTCCCTTGCCGACAAGATCGCGGGCGACGACTGGCAGGTGGCGCCAGATGGCCTGCGCGTGGTCTACCGCAGCGCGCAGGACCAATCGCTGCGCGTCCTGCCTGTTTTGCGCTAA